A single window of Debaryomyces hansenii CBS767 chromosome F complete sequence DNA harbors:
- a CDS encoding DEHA2F05720p (some similarities with uniprot|Q869X8 Dictyostelium discoideum), which translates to MNLEQKDIVVNDINFSSYGKDEDQQQDAKTAEGDSEQTEYKTVPSSITHKFKPKKRRMGNLILKSNCLVTDENQDGNARGSDAEYEYTNRTIGKTVSGILSKFFHSRRPDSFGETSEEPGNPEYPNLRSHDDLGESKTTRNKLSRVFETYRKRNGLQGQPKDEGYYKSNSEGEKSFNRFLKLEQALDAKRDEKNSRSMNDETERVSYTSKDLSLGSTVLNNSQEIYTENGSFVHPGSKGKIDTKFIINDSPKTESAALENTVFSPNSHRPSLRDIPGIENIEVSTSDQNTWKQSYSTFRMAFKIKPVKNILNDKSLKPQNSQFKSLDDEIDSHLYYQSRTNLLSKCFPNKNHINQNSKRESQNENIDFAPEMEEPDKLIPSIPTSPNSLSDNFTAIKGILQQKYKSSFSRDKSKRQNLSVKFVSPTLSPIEMTNNEMNDNGHNNTEIISQTTS; encoded by the coding sequence ATGAATTTAGAACAGAAAGACATTGTTGtcaatgatattaatttttcttcatatGGTAAGGATGAAGACCAGCAACAGGATGCAAAAACTGCGGAAGGGGACTCTGAACAAACGGAATACAAAACAGTGCCGAGTAGCATAACTCACAAATTCAAaccaaagaaaagaagaatgggaaatttgattttgaaatctaACTGCTTGGTTACGGATGAAAATCAAGACGGAAATGCTAGGGGAAGTGATGCAGAATACGAATATACTAATAGGACGATTGGGAAAACCGTTTCGGGGATACTATCTAAGTTCTTTCATAGCAGGCGACCAGATTCATTTGGAGAAACTTCAGAAGAGCCAGGTAACCCAGAATATCCAAATTTGAGGCTGCATGATGATTTAGGCGAGAGCAAAACCACAAGAAATAAGTTGTCTAGAGTTTTCGAGACATATCGAAAAAGAAATGGCTTACAAGGACAACCCAAAGATGAAGGATATTATAAGAGTAACTCTGAGGGCGAAAAAAGTTTTAATCGGTTCTTAAAATTGGAGCAGGCATTGGATGCAAAAAGGGATGAGAAGAATCTGAGATCAATGAATGACGAAACTGAGAGAGTTTCATATACCAGCAAAGATTTATCACTAGGCAGTACAGTGCTAAATAATTCACAAGAGATATATACAGAAAATGGCTCTTTTGTCCATCCCGGGTCGAAAGGTAAAATCGATAccaaatttataataaatgACTCCCCTAAAACAGAATCAGCCGCGTTAGAAAACACTGTCTTCTCTCCCAATAGTCATAGGCCATCATTAAGGGATATACCAGGAATAGAGAACATTGAGGTATCAACTTCCGACCAAAATACTTGGAAACAATCTTATAGTACATTTAGAATGGCATTTAAAATAAAACCagttaaaaatatattgaatgaCAAGTCCTTAAAACCCCAAAATTCCCAATTCAAGAGTTTAGACGATGAAATAGATTCTCATTTATACTACCAATCTCGAACAAATTTACTATCTAAATGCTTTCCGAACAAAAATCATATCAACCAGAACAGTAAGAGAGAAAGTCAAAACGAAAACATCGATTTTGCACCCGAAATGGAAGAACCCGATAAGCTAATACCCTCTATTCCAACATCCCCCAATAGCTTATCAGACAACTTTACCGCAATTAAGGGAATTTTACAGCAAAAGTATAAATCCAGCTTTTCCAGAGATAAAAGTAAAAGGCAGAATCTTAGTGTTAAATTTGTCTCACCTACTTTGTCACCGATAGAAAtgacaaataatgaaatgaaCGATAATGGTCATAATAATACCGAGATTATTTCTCAAACTACAAGTTGA
- a CDS encoding DEHA2F05830p (similar to uniprot|P32461 Saccharomyces cerevisiae YKL191W DPH2 Protein required along with Dph1p Kti11p Jjj3p and Dph5p for synthesis of diphthamide which is a modified histidine residue of translation elongation factor 2 (Eft1p or Eft2p)) produces the protein MTTEGLVVPALSTQQDDSTFEFDKVCSKTVVRSHLGLPNDATDDQVIKRIREYYNISEICNFLKQKVEGHELDMIPKYKHVTLQFPDSLICDSASIVHELQRELGLMPRTEDSSEVKCSADSCCKTGKVESPLSQKLWILADTSYSSCCIDEVAAGHVNSDLVIHFGDACLNVVESLPAAYVFGKPSLKLDSVITQFKEIYANRDSKILIMADAPHTQSLNQLYNILKPEYPNLAYADLYLNPSSNASIIGYDPCPSQSSILNVLNRTIIGLDNGDIDTDIDTILLEHDLFHIEVPAVPRLLQLTTRFQSVTTFEPKSGLASQGPYPKLMRRYRYMHMARSAGTVGLLVNTLSLANTKTLINKIGQKIKEAGKKHYVFVVGKPNVAKLANFENIDIWCVLGCDHQGIIIDENNEYYKPIVTPYELLLALNKDQNWSGKWVTDFNKVLEDMSLEDERNKQEINDGSDNNEEDSDDEAPEFNPVTGQYVSTSKPLRKLHHLQISSQEQHPELDNEGSQDLVKKFSSAVAIKDTVSTSAMHLQTRHWTGLGSDFQQNDSDEEANNEDGALVEDGRAGIARGYDYDRETKFQ, from the coding sequence ATGACCACTGAAGGACTAGTAGTTCCAGCATTGTCTACTCAACAAGATGATTCTACGTTTGAGTTTGATAAAGTTTGTTCCAAGACCGTTGTCAGAAGTCATTTGGGCCTTCCGAATGATGCAACCGATGATCAAGTCATAAAGAGAATTAGAGAATATTACAACATTAGTGAAATatgtaattttttgaagCAAAAAGTCGAAGGGCATGAACTTGACATGATCCCCAAATATAAACATGTTACGCTTCAGTTTCCagattctttgatttgCGATTCTGCTTCTATTGTACATGAACTACAAAGAGAATTAGGACTTATGCCTCGCACCGAGGATTCTAGCGAAGTCAAGTGTTCTGCTGATAGTTGCTGTAAGACGGGTAAAGTTGAATCTCCTTTATCTCAAAAGCTTTGGATATTAGCAGATAcatcatattcatcatGCTGTATTGATGAAGTCGCAGCTGGCCATGTTAATAGTGATCTTGTTATACATTTTGGTGATGCCTGTCTTAATGTTGTAGAATCATTGCCAGCAGCATATGTGTTTGGTAAGCCAAGCTTGAAACTTGATAGTGTGATTACTCAATTTAAGGAAATTTATGCAAATAGAGatctgaaaatattgattatgGCAGATGCGCCACATACACAGTCtttgaatcaattatacaatattttaaaaCCTGAGTATCCAAATTTGGCTTACGCAGACTTGTACTTAAATCCATCGTCTAATGCAAGTATTATTGGCTACGACCCTTGCCCATCTCAAAGTTCGATTTTGAATGTCTTGAATAGAACGATTATCGGGTTAGATAATGGCGATATAGATACTGATATTGATACTATTTTATTAGAGCATGATCTATTTCATATAGAGGTTCCTGCTGTTCCACGTTTATTGCAGCTCACAACTAGATTTCAATCGGTCACTACGTTTGAACCAAAATCTGGATTGGCATCCCAAGGCCCATACCCTAAATTAATGCGTCGTTATAGATATATGCATATGGCTCGTTCAGCAGGTACTGTTGGTTTATTGGTGAATACTCTATCTTTGGCGAATACAAaaactttgataaataaaataGGTCAGAAAATTAAAGAGGCCGGGAAAAAGCATTACGTATTTGTGGTTGGAAAGCCTAACGTAGCGAAGTTGGCtaactttgaaaatattgacaTATGGTGTGTTTTAGGTTGCGACCACCAAGGGATTATTATAGAtgagaataatgaatattacAAGCCCATTGTTACTCCTTATGAATTATTGTTGGCATTAAATAAAGATCAGAATTGGAGTGGAAAATGGGTTACTGATTTCAATAAGGTACTAGAAGATATGAGTTTAGAAGACGAGAGAAACAAGCAAGAGATTAATGATGGAagtgataataatgaagaagattctgatgatgaagctCCAGAATTTAACCCTGTTACTGGCCAGTATGTTAGTACGTCTAAACCATTAAGAAAATTACACCATTTACAAATCTCTTCTCAGGAACAACACCCTGAATTAGATAATGAGGGATCTCAAGATTTAGTGAAGAAGTTTTCTAGTGCTGTTGCAATTAAGGATACCGTATCTACATCTGCTATGCATTTACAAACGAGGCACTGGACCGGTTTAGGAAGTGATTTTCAGCAAAATGATAGTGACGAGGAAGCAAATAACGAAGATGGTGCCCTTGTTGAAGACGGTAGAGCAGGAATCGCAAGAGGTTACGATTATGATAGAgaaacaaaatttcaatga
- a CDS encoding DEHA2F05808p (weakly similar to CA3733|IPF11897 Candida albicans IPF11897), whose amino-acid sequence MSFWDNNKDTFLAAGKATAKGIGTGTKALGKAGYRTYKNSQGERRGVPDNEADKAERSSYETRNNTNTSAYSGAYSGSNTGSNTGSNSGTSYYQSQPRHVDVNAYPLPPKRVAGPGEVRPLGHQDQGQQHQQMQQPQQHYSQNAQYSQAPYQPQQPQYPQQPQQPQYPQQPYSQDTQYSQAPYHPQQQIQPQPLTEGERPIPTPPTQAGTQPQFQPQLQQYQNGHIQQSHPAETQQPTYQVEQQQQSYSTEPQQQLQQPIFQPQPQSQDPYQQSPEANDSNQRPPAYDDSQLQNTQQEPTQVDSEPVKKSLPDPSSFAPPPIHKNRGVSEPSDSASYKKTGVSGKPSHVGKHGTSTTPKPTTLDMDPSKIGQPPPKPYRENSETTLNSASSNVRQTPPLPTRQSSNTTQNQLQTTSTPVPPPRSNTASVNSTSSQASSLPAPLPLPDNTGSEGSQKKAPPPKPIKKPMQLTSDGSSRNAEPDTLKQEPKNYMPNFAEEIALRKNTNSSLSGKGNLNSEDFNSELNSKLEPVNFENHAKPEPSDATPSLVKPKPKVMPKPKIGPKPSISPKPETKGKPIIKSKSEIKAKPDLKPKPIIGTKPVTVFGSKKIGNDMPISDSPSNLHVNKSNTPPPPIPRPRSAASNTSTPPPPPPSRNYRRAKAAAPPIESGPPNLDLQLSTGWFATTSGPMVLPKDLSGLNYNTSYSYVTRGSDKSHTRNINLRLRDLAIISYAITWSNDNINNAKMEVTKFIPSPISNKIPTVDELVANQNRFGEYVASWSENKMGQKVGTGECWDLARDALLKGCGKHAFVSTYYHHGYPIISLQGSENGVSYVDGKSPLDELRRGDILQYTSCIFKDKIRGSVSTVGNPDHTSVVLENTGDKLIIAEQNINNLKIVKKTEICLQNLTQGIVVGYRPMPAGWGGNL is encoded by the coding sequence ATGTCATTTTgggataataataaagacaCTTTTCTTGCCGCTGGAAAAGCCACGGCTAAAGGAATTGGGACAGGTACTAAAGCTTTAGGAAAAGCAGGGTACAGAACATACAAGAATAGTCAAGGTGAAAGAAGGGGAGTTCCAGATAATGAAGCAGACAAAGCAGAAAGATCTAGTTATGAAACTAGGAATAACACAAATACAAGTGCTTATTCAGGTGCCTATTCAGGTTCAAATACAGGTTCAAATACAGGTTCAAATTCGGGAACAAGTTATTACCAGAGCCAACCTAGACATGTTGACGTCAATGCATATCCGCTCCCGCCTAAAAGGGTTGCGGGACCTGGAGAAGTAAGACCTTTGGGCCATCAGGATCAAGGTCAGCAACATCAGCAGATGCAACAACCTCAACAACATTATTCTCAAAATGCGCAGTATTCTCAGGCTCCATATCAACCTCAACAACCTCAATATCCTCAACAGCCTCAACAACCTCAATATCCTCAGCAGCCATATTCCCAAGATACACAATATTCCCAGGCTCCATACCATCCGCAACAACAGATTCAACCACAACCACTTACAGAAGGAGAAAGACCAATTCCTACGCCCCCAACACAAGCGGGAACTCAACCTCAATTTCAGCCCCAGCTTCAGCAATACCAAAATGGGCACATACAGCAATCCCATCCGGCAGAAACCCAGCAACCCACGTACCAAGTAGAACAGCAGCAACAATCATACCTGACCGAACCGCAACAACAACTTCAGCAGCCTATCTTCCAACCTCAACCACAACTGCAAGATCCCTACCAACAGTCTCCGGAAGCAAATGATTCGAACCAGCGTCCACCAGCATATGATGATAgccaattgcaaaatactCAGCAAGAACCTACGCAAGTAGATAGCGAACCTGTTAAGAAATCTTTACCTGATCCTTCCCTGTTTGCGCCACCCCCAATTCATAAAAACAGAGGAGTTTCAGAACCATCGGATTCTGCATCTTATAAGAAGACCGGAGTTAGTGGAAAACCATCCCATGTTGGTAAACATGGAACTTCGACTACTCCAAAGCCCACCACTTTGGATATGGATCCTTCAAAAATAGGACAGCCTCCTCCCAAACCATATAGAGAAAATTCCGAAACTACGCTTAACTCGGCTTCATCAAACGTTCGACAAACTCCACCATTGCCTACTCGTCAATCGAGTAACACAACCCAAAACCAGTTGCAAACTACGTCTACCCCTGTTCCTCCACCTCGGAGCAATACTGCGAGCGTAAATTCTACGTCTTCTCAAGCATCTAGTTTACCGGCTCCTCTACCATTACCAGACAACACTGGTTCTGAGGGTTCTCAAAAGAAAGCGCCACCTCCGAAACCTATAAAGAAGCCCATGCAATTAACTTCTGATGGATCTTCGAGAAACGCAGAACCCGATACACTTAAACAAGAACCAAAAAATTACATGCCTAACTTTGCAGAAGAAATTGCTTTACGAAAAAATACGAATAGTAGTTTAAGTGGTAAGGGTAATTTAAATTCAGAAGACTTTAATTCAGAATTGAATAGTAAATTAGAACCagttaattttgaaaaccaTGCAAAACCGGAGCCCTCTGATGCCACTCCTTCTTTGGTGAAGCCAAAGCCGAAGGTGATGCCTAAGCCAAAAATTGGTCCAAAGCCTTCTATTTCACCCAAACCAGAGACAAAAGGAAAGCCTATAATTAAATCCAAATCTGAAATAAAGGCCAAACCTGATCTAAAACCGAAACCAATCATTGGAACCAAGCCTGTAACGGTATTCGGTTCTAAGAAAATTGGGAATGATATGCCCATTTCTGACTCGCCTAGTAATCTACATGTCAACAAATCTAACACTCCTCCACCACCAATTCCGAGACCTCGAAGTGCTGCATCTAATACTTCCACTCCACCACCTCCACCTCCATCAAGGAATTACAGACGAGCTAAGGCAGCAGCTCCTCCAATTGAACTGGGCCCCCCAAATCTTGATTTACAGTTGTCAACAGGCTGGTTCGCAACCACCTCGGGGCCAATGGTATTACCTAAGGATTTGTCCGGTCTTAACTACAATACCTCTTATCTGTATGTTACTCGTGGTTCTGATAAATCCCATactagaaatattaatttaagGCTACGTGATTTGGCTATAATCTCTTACGCCATTACCTGGCTGAATGATAATATCAACAATGCAAAAATGGAAGTCACTAAATTTATTCCATCtccaatatcaaataaaataccGACCGTGGATGAATTAGTTGCTAACCAAAATAGGTTTGGCGAATACGTAGCTTCATGGAGTGAGAATAAAATGGGCCAGAAAGTTGGAACTGGAGAGTGCTGGGATCTTGCTCGTGATGCTTTGCTAAAGGGATGTGGAAAACATGCCTTTGTCTCAACTTATTATCACCATGGTTATCCTATAATTCTGCTTCAGGGTTCTGAAAATGGTGTTTCATACGTTGATGGAAAATCACCTTTAGATGAATTGAGAAGAGGtgatattttgcaatatacTTCATGTATATTTAAGGATAAAATTCGTGGATCGGTGAGCACTGTGGGTAATCCAGATCATACATCAGTGGTATTGGAAAATACGGGagataaattgataatagCAGAACAGaacattaataatttgaagataGTAAAGAAAACGGAAATTTGCCTTCAAAACTTAACCCAAGGTATTGTGGTTGGATATAGACCGATGCCGGCTGGATGGGGAGGAAATTTGTAG
- a CDS encoding DEHA2F05742p (similar to uniprot|P07172 Saccharomyces cerevisiae YIL116W HIS5 Histidinol-phosphate aminotransferase catalyzes the seventh step in histidine biosynthesis), with translation MFELKSLVRPNILTLEPYRCARDDFKTGILLDANENTHGPALKDVSNEEETLELNRYPDPHQIDLKEQIIAFRNEKPNKFLKDYNQDKLTPENLCLGVGSDESIDLLLRCVCVPGKDKLLICPPTYGMYSICATVNDVALTKVPLEYPSFQVDIDGILNKVTKDSSIKLAYLTSPGNPTGKLLKVSDIVQLVESAASKWNGLIVVDEAYIDFTTSEADTASESMTTLVNQYPNLVVLQTLSKSFGLAGIRLGITFANPELSKYLNAMKYPYNISSLTANIALRATSIDSGLKIMSKYVLSIITQRNLLMDGLQKIDGVGRSIGGLDSNFVLVEILDKNKEPSNETAKALYNKLAVSNEVVVRFRGNELNCTGALRISVGTADENKILLEKLQKCLQEVYNESS, from the coding sequence ATGtttgaattgaaatctCTTGTAAGACCAAATATCTTAACTCTTGAGCCTTATAGATGTGCCAGAGACGACTTTAAAACGGGCATTTTGCTCGAtgcaaatgaaaatacTCATGGTCCGGCTTTGAAAGATGTTTccaatgaagaagaaaccTTAGAATTAAACAGATACCCAGATCCACATCAGATTGATTTGAAGGAACAAATTATTGCTTTTCGTAATGAAAAACCAaacaaattcttgaaggaTTATAACCAGGATAAATTGACACCTGAGAATTTGTGCCTAGGTGTTGGATCAGATGAAAGcattgatttattattacgTTGCGTTTGCGTTCCAGGTAAGGATAAGTTATTGATCTGCCCTCCAACGTATGGAATGTACTCAATTTGTGCTACAGTTAATGATGTGGCATTGACAAAAGTTCCATTGGAATATCCAAGCTTCCAGGTAGATATTGATGGTATTCTCAACAAGGTGACTAAGGATAGCTCAATTAAGTTAGCATACTTAACTTCGCCTGGTAATCCAACTGGTAAGTTATTGAAGGTATCGGATATAGTTCAATTGGTAGAATCTGCTGCTTCAAAGTGGAATGGTTTGATTGTTGTAGATGAGGCATATATTGATTTCACTACATCTGAAGCAGATACCGCTAGTGAATCCATGACTACGTTGGTCAACCAATATCCAAACTTGGTAGTTTTACAAAcattatccaaatcattTGGCTTAGCGGGTATTAGATTGGGTATAACCTTTGCAAATCCAGAATTGTCTAAGTACTTGAACGCTATGAAGTATCCTTACAACATTTCTTCGTTAACCGCAAACATTGCATTAAGAGCTACTTCGATTGACAGCGGATTGAAGATCATGTCTAAATATGTATTGTCTATAATCACTCAGAGAAATCTTTTGATGGATGGGTTACAGAAAATAGATGGTGTAGGCAGAAGCATTGGTGGATTAGACTCAAACTTCGTTTTagttgaaatattagaCAAAAATAAGGAACCCTCGAATGAAACTGCGAAAGCCTTATATAATAAGCTAGCAGTATCCAACGAGGTTGTTGTCAGATTTAGAGGTAACGAATTGAACTGTACTGGGGCTTTAAGAATCTCCGTGGGTACCGCAGacgaaaataaaattttgcttgaaaaattacagAAATGTTTACAAGAAGTCTATAACGAGTCATCGTAG
- a CDS encoding DEHA2F05852p (similar to uniprot|Q06417 Saccharomyces cerevisiae YLR426W Hypothetical ORF): MRLSSSQFISSIMRLSKSEKLKLECLNHEIVSCNMNLDKFIIGLWRSAKYFLAIVLFLSIFDGFHWKYNVTTILLGFCICLHGFSKKYKILPIFKAIDEMDIALITGGSRGLGLEIAKELILQKKIGKVIILDIISPEFQFIDKDLSKIEYHKCDVGNRRELQFVIEKVIENLNNQKKNISICINNAGIRHNESLLSLSQEKIDSIFNVNTMSHILVLKAILKNHVEEVIPRELTNNNLFIVSVSSILGTLAPKNLSIYSASKAAIIQIHEALTQEVSHLPMIRLLLVTTGQLTTSMFGDVIPPMKFLAPVVNHIDLAKDVVCKIEKGEKGVLCAPLYANFLPIVKCLPIFMQDYCRWFSGIDTQIKENQ, translated from the exons ATGCGTCTTTCTTCGCTGCAATTTATTTCACTGATAATGCGATTATCaaaaagtgaaaaattgaaattagaatGCTTGAATCATGAGATTGTTAGTTGCAATATGAATCTTgacaaattcattattggaCTATGGCGTTCAGCAAAATACTTTTTGGCCATAGTTTTATTTCTAAG CATATTCGATGGTTTTCATTGGAAATATAATGTCACTACGATACTTCTAGGTTTCTGCATATGTCTTCATGGGTTCAGTAAAAAGTACAAAATTCTCCCCATATTTAAAGCAATCGATGAAATGGATATTGCATTAATTACTGGGGGATCTAGAGGGCTAGGACTTGAAATTGCCAAAGAATTAATActtcaaaagaaaatagGCAAAGTCATAATCTTGGATATAATTAGTCCTGAAttccaatttattgataaagaCTTGTCTAAAATAGAATATCATAAATGTGATGTGGGGAATAGAAGGGAACTTCAGTTTGTAATAGAGAAAGTCATAGAGAATTTGAAcaaccaaaaaaaaaacattAGCATATGCATTAATAATGCAGGTATAAGACACAACGAATCTTTATTGAGTTTATCTCAGGAAAAAATTGACTCTATTTTCAATGTCAATACTATGTCTCATATACTAGTTTTAAAGGCTATCTTAAAAAACCATGTGGAAGAAGTTATTCCTAGAGAACTTACGAATAATAATCTATTCATTGTTTCAGTATCATCTATATTAGGTACGCTTGCACCTAAGAATTTGTCTATCTATTCTGCATCTAAGGCAGCcataattcaaatacatGAGGCTCTAACCCAGGAAGTATCACATTTGCCAATGATTAGGCTATTATTGGTGACTACGGGCCAATTAACTACAAGCATGTTTGGTGATGTAATACCTCCAATGAAATTCCTTGCACCCGTAGTCAATCATATTGATTTAGCAAAAGACGTCGTATGTAAAATAGAAAAAGGTGAAAAGGGTGTGTTATGTGCTCCACTTTATGCAAACTTCTTGCCAATTGTTAAATGCTTGCCAATATTTATGCAAGACTACTGTAGATGGTTTTCAGGTATCGATACTCAgattaaagaaaatcaatga
- a CDS encoding mitochondrial 37S ribosomal protein MRPS17 (similar to uniprot|Q03246 Saccharomyces cerevisiae YMR188C MRPS17 Mitochondrial ribosomal protein of the small subunit), with protein MAKQNFIGLVISQGKMSKTVKVRVQTKAYDTKVHKEVIKRKDYLVHDEGNLCKEGDIVRIQAIPKISARKYFAIADIKINKGQQFALYESLAKEKVAKEATEKIEQFLERRKEYENTIVQVEDLKTLDKLSNTFQSDPSADREFLLSEINAIKEKYNIKSWPSTEPVLKLEVNEAAKDLTILQNRVDNIKIILEKLMSEEYASHRQQILSDLSKTPVEELKPFTQKNILRKFILDPRNECPVTL; from the coding sequence ATGGCTaaacaaaatttcattgGGCTTGTTATATCGCAAGGTAAAATGCTGAAAACCGTTAAGGTTAGAGTGCAAACCAAGGCATATGATACTAAAGTTCATAAAGAAGTcattaaaagaaaagattACTTGGTTCACGATGAAGGGAACCTTTGTAAAGAGGGAGATATAGTTAGAATCCAAGCTATTCCTAAGATATCTGCcagaaaatattttgctaTTGCTGACATCAAAATTAACAAAGGTCAGCAATTTGCATTGTACGAATCATTGGCCAAAGAAAAGGTTGCGAAGGAAGCAACAGAAAAGATCGAGCAATTCttggaaagaagaaaagaatacGAGAATACCATCGTCCAAGTTGAGGACTTGAAAACTTTGGATAAGTTGTCGAATACTTTCCAAAGTGATCCATCTGCAGACAGAGAGTTTCTCTTGAGCGAAATAAATGCCATTAAGGAGAAATACAACATTAAATCATGGCCTTCGACTGAGCCggtattgaaattagaagTTAATGAGGCTGCCAAGGACTTAACCATACTTCAAAACAGAGTggataatattaaaattatattggAAAAACTTATGAGTGAAGAATACGCATCTCACCGTCAACAAATATTATCCGACTTATCAAAGACACCGGTTGAAGAACTCAAGCCATTTACCCAAAAGAATATCTTAAGGAAGTTTATTTTAGATCCAAGAAATGAATGCCCGGTTACTTTATGA
- a CDS encoding DEHA2F05786p (similar to uniprot|P31381 Saccharomyces cerevisiae YAL022C FUN26 Nucleoside transporter with broad nucleoside selectivity) translates to MVSNSPRYSEESARPEHHAMYDPTVFQINRRFRIKLSQLKYFTFTIIGIALLWPWNCFLSASAFYSERFEHSPQLVRIYSSTMMSVSTITSALYNYYLSQVQVGVNYNHRVNVGFSMTIGVFIIMAFSCVLNVFITMDDYLFFTGLMIMVFISAAATCLAQNGTMATVNVMGSLYANGVMVGQAIAGVLPSSALIISILIVGDKKADADKENQYMDKNYGVFIYYITASLIAVLSISLLYFTNHYKIESTYKTLNHMVEEQQPLNSSDDDSEGEPEVTQKKYVPFMVLWSKLKLIVSTIFLTFGITLIFPVFASTVESVHKDSDHTLLQRKIFIPFIYLVWNLGDFLGRVCCGKPRLAVLIKNPKVLLMYSIARLIFIPLFLTCNVNSASSGKSNAIINSDTWYIMLQFLFGLSNGQLCTSCFMIVGNNCDTDDEKEAAGGFTTVFLSVGLAFGSVFSYLLVLMIN, encoded by the coding sequence ATGGTGTCAAATAGTCCTAGATACTCAGAAGAGTCAGCACGACCAGAACATCATGCAATGTATGATCCTACAGTATTTCAGATTAATCGTAGATTCAGAATTAAATTATCCCAGTTGAAGTATTTCACATTCACAATAATAGGTATAGCATTATTATGGCCATGGAATTGTTTTTTATCTGCATCTGCATTTTATTCCGAACGGTTTGAACATTCACCACAGTTAGTTAGAATATACTCGTCGACAATGATGTCCGTATCGACGATAACGTCGGCattatacaattattaCTTATCTCAAGTACAGGTGGGAGTGAATTACAACCATAGGGTTAATGTTGGGTTTTCTATGACAATTGGggttttcatcattatgGCATTCTCATGCGTTTTGAATGTCTTCATTACGATGGACGACTACCTATTTTTTACAGGGTTGATGATTATGGTGTTCATATCTGCTGCTGCAACGTGCCTAGCTCAGAATGGTACAATGGCTACCGTTAATGTCATGGGTAGTTTATATGCCAATGGGGTAATGGTTGGACAGGCAATTGCTGGTGTATTACCGTCAAGTGcattaattatatcaatattaatcGTTGGAGACAAAAAAGCAGATGCAGACAAGGAGAACCAATACATGGATAAGAATTATGGAGTTTTCATTTACTACATCACAGCAAGTTTGATAGCTGtgctttcaatatcattattatatttcactAATCACTATAAGATAGAAAGTACTTACAAAACGTTAAATCATATGGTCGAGGAACAACAGCCATTGAATAGCTCTGATGACGACTCGGAAGGAGAACCAGAGGTAACACAAAAAAAATACGTTCCATTTATGGTTTTATGGTCAAAATTGAAGTTAATTGTGCTGACTATTTTCTTAACTTTTGGCATAACCTTAATATTCCCAGTTTTTGCGTCTACTGTTGAATCAGTCCATAAGGATTCGGACCATACTTTATTACAGCGGAAAATATTCATTCCGTTCATTTATCTAGTGTGGAACTTAGGAGATTTTCTTGGACGTGTTTGCTGTGGTAAACCAAGATTGGCGGTTCTTATCAAGAACCCTAAAGTTTTATTGATGTATTCAATAGCCAgattaatttttattcCGTTGTTCTTAACGTGTAATGTTAATTCTGCTTCCTCCGGAAAGTCCAATGctataattaattcagATACATGGTATATAATGCTACAATTTTTGTTTGGTTTATCAAATGGACAGCTTTGTACCTCATGCTTTATGATTGTGGGCAACAATTGTGACACAGATGACGAAAAAGAAGCTGCCGGAGGCTTTACCACAGTATTTTTAAGTGTAGGATTAGCATTTGGTAGTGTTTTTAGTTATTTGTTGGTCTTAATGATCAATTGA